The following proteins are encoded in a genomic region of candidate division WOR-3 bacterium:
- a CDS encoding DUF2271 domain-containing protein, producing the protein MRIAKLLIAVVLACAGGGKVDRYVKEAGAFAKSDKADSAVLVMRQAVKEYPRSTRAHAYLGLYLGMSAGRTRDFSEASTLIQSAFAQLDQAAAIDSLDIDTRYVRGLLSVQVPDFFLRLEPGVRDLEFILTRSEKTGKPLDEERLVSVWSLLGSGYQKQERMDKAAQAWQRVVEFATDTAVVAQARARLAAIGAMPAESSDLPDDPAALWELGRSRIAAGDTSGAVGPLRKAAGLDSTNLEGLRLLAGVLHRVVAFGYDERIALNTDLRTRLAFEYYHVLDRMVGLSPEDIELRLTRGAAGVNTPFFVGKLDAAIKDLEAVVAACTSSETKAEALYLMGRAYRQKGTSYWVNVATKFGKTGAAKEVLAAMRPPLAEFDPAKVEKPVVVVSFVLGFQDELAPQTAVWVEDDKGGYVRTLYVSGFSGHAKKAQVDLPFWARSSEFRSCDAVTGASIDLGQHIYTWDLKDLDGRTVQPGNYVIKVESSWWPSMKADVASVQLAVGGREARARAEPRDLIPFLDAHFIPRNSE; encoded by the coding sequence ATGAGGATAGCGAAGCTGCTGATTGCCGTGGTACTCGCCTGCGCGGGCGGCGGCAAGGTTGACAGGTACGTGAAGGAGGCCGGCGCGTTCGCGAAGTCGGACAAGGCGGATAGCGCGGTCTTGGTCATGCGGCAGGCAGTGAAGGAATACCCGCGGAGCACCCGCGCCCATGCCTACCTGGGCCTCTACCTCGGGATGTCGGCGGGCCGCACGCGTGACTTCTCGGAGGCCAGCACACTGATACAATCCGCGTTCGCCCAGCTCGACCAGGCCGCCGCGATCGACTCGCTCGACATCGACACCCGGTACGTTCGCGGCCTGCTGAGCGTGCAGGTGCCGGACTTCTTCCTGCGGCTGGAGCCGGGCGTGCGCGACCTAGAGTTCATCCTCACCCGCTCCGAGAAGACTGGAAAGCCGCTGGACGAGGAGCGGCTGGTGAGCGTCTGGTCGTTGCTCGGCAGCGGGTACCAGAAGCAGGAGAGGATGGACAAGGCGGCGCAGGCGTGGCAGCGGGTAGTTGAGTTCGCTACCGATACCGCGGTCGTGGCCCAGGCCAGGGCCCGGCTGGCGGCAATCGGCGCGATGCCGGCGGAGTCGTCCGACCTGCCTGACGACCCGGCGGCGTTGTGGGAGCTGGGCCGGAGCCGGATCGCTGCCGGAGACACGAGCGGCGCAGTCGGGCCGCTGCGCAAGGCGGCCGGCCTCGACTCGACGAATCTCGAAGGTCTGAGGCTGCTCGCCGGTGTGCTCCATCGCGTGGTCGCGTTTGGCTATGACGAACGCATCGCGCTCAACACTGACTTGCGCACGCGGCTAGCATTCGAGTATTACCACGTTCTGGATCGGATGGTCGGACTGTCGCCAGAGGATATCGAACTCCGGCTGACGCGCGGTGCAGCCGGCGTCAACACACCTTTCTTCGTCGGCAAGCTCGACGCGGCGATCAAGGACCTGGAAGCCGTGGTTGCGGCGTGCACGAGCAGCGAAACCAAGGCCGAGGCGCTGTACCTGATGGGGCGCGCGTACCGGCAGAAGGGGACGAGCTACTGGGTCAATGTCGCGACCAAGTTCGGGAAGACCGGGGCGGCAAAGGAAGTGCTCGCTGCGATGCGGCCCCCGCTGGCTGAGTTCGATCCGGCCAAGGTCGAGAAGCCGGTAGTGGTGGTCAGCTTCGTGCTCGGATTCCAGGACGAGCTGGCGCCCCAGACCGCAGTCTGGGTTGAGGACGATAAGGGCGGATATGTCAGGACGCTGTACGTCTCCGGGTTCAGCGGTCACGCCAAGAAGGCTCAAGTGGACCTGCCGTTCTGGGCCCGCAGCTCGGAATTCCGCAGCTGCGATGCCGTGACCGGTGCGAGCATCGACCTCGGTCAGCATATCTACACGTGGGACTTGAAGGACCTTGACGGCAGAACGGTGCAGCCCGGGAACTACGTGATCAAGGTGGAATCGTCGTGGTGGCCCAGCATGAAAGCTGATGTCGCCTCGGTGCAGCTCGCCGTCGGTGGGCGAGAAGCTCGTGCTCGCGCCGAACCCAGAGACCTCATTCCGTTCCTGGACGCGCACTTCATACCGCGGAATTCGGAGTAG
- a CDS encoding GNAT family N-acetyltransferase, whose translation MSTGSDKFEPPKDRKRLRMVLDLGTASGLSDIACRTAAPSDKEALAALMLDAYRGTIDYDGETLDDALREIGHVYAGSYGRFLGDCSFVLDGEAGLSSACLVTLFNEGEPDETPLLAFAMTRKRDQRRGLSSALILRSVDALSGLGYSRLSLAVTADNLPACRLYERLGFRPWRR comes from the coding sequence GTGTCAACCGGTAGCGACAAGTTCGAGCCGCCGAAGGACCGAAAGCGGCTTCGCATGGTTCTCGACCTCGGCACCGCTTCAGGTCTCTCCGACATTGCCTGTCGGACGGCAGCCCCGTCGGACAAGGAGGCGCTGGCCGCGCTGATGCTGGATGCCTACCGCGGTACGATTGACTACGACGGCGAGACGCTCGACGACGCGCTCCGGGAGATTGGCCATGTGTACGCAGGCTCCTACGGCCGATTCCTGGGAGACTGCTCGTTTGTCCTTGACGGTGAGGCAGGACTCAGCTCGGCCTGCCTGGTGACGCTGTTCAACGAGGGCGAGCCTGACGAGACTCCGCTTCTGGCCTTTGCGATGACCCGCAAACGCGACCAGCGCCGGGGTTTGTCGTCAGCGCTCATTCTCCGCTCGGTCGATGCCCTCTCCGGGCTGGGCTATTCCCGTCTCTCGCTCGCGGTCACGGCTGACAACTTGCCGGCCTGCCGCCTCTATGAAAGGCTCGGCTTTCGTCCTTGGCGACGATGA
- a CDS encoding iron-binding protein — protein sequence MVVSKNGPYLVSGDLPLRKEISVVGVEGEPEKWRKGGKYRVGPSYRLCRCGRSEEKPFCDDAHARVRFDGSEKASRRSFDEQAETTRGPAIDLKDAESLCSYARFCHPRGGTWELTLNSDDPAKRKSAIRQAGNCPSGRLVVCDRKTGKPIEPKYRPSLSLTEDPQVKVSGPIWVKGGVPIESADGRAYELRNRVTLCRCGGSKNKPYCDGTHIRTGLRDGGRA from the coding sequence ATAGTAGTATCGAAGAACGGGCCGTATCTCGTCTCGGGCGACCTGCCGTTGCGGAAGGAGATCTCGGTCGTTGGCGTGGAAGGAGAACCGGAGAAGTGGCGCAAAGGCGGCAAGTACCGGGTCGGGCCGAGCTACAGACTGTGCCGCTGTGGTCGTTCAGAAGAGAAGCCCTTCTGTGACGACGCGCACGCCCGCGTCCGCTTTGACGGCTCCGAGAAGGCCAGCCGCAGGTCCTTCGACGAGCAGGCTGAGACGACGCGGGGACCTGCAATCGACCTCAAGGATGCAGAGTCGCTATGTTCCTACGCCCGCTTCTGTCACCCCAGGGGCGGAACCTGGGAACTGACCCTGAATTCGGATGACCCCGCGAAGAGGAAGAGCGCGATTCGGCAGGCCGGCAACTGCCCTTCGGGCAGATTGGTGGTTTGCGACAGGAAAACAGGCAAGCCGATCGAGCCGAAGTACAGACCTTCGCTCAGTCTGACGGAGGACCCGCAGGTGAAGGTGAGTGGACCGATCTGGGTTAAGGGTGGCGTCCCGATAGAGTCTGCAGACGGCCGGGCCTACGAACTGAGGAACCGGGTGACGCTCTGTCGCTGCGGCGGGTCGAAGAACAAGCCGTACTGCGACGGCACCCACATCCGAACCGGGCTCCGGGACGGCGGCAGGGCGTGA
- a CDS encoding J domain-containing protein — MKNPLDSTFDKKDPYKILGVTAGASPADIRRAYLGLARCNHPNLFATDAEKYRTSTELMQDINAAYELLSDPGRRELWNRQHAVVPSPGRATRREQELRKYYDAQLLQRVIRMYNGFVSSLLTAEERLRATRRIEKFQVSRAGSAYIRELATRHYREVMEFLKSDKRISVYDDGLVEIMLLYKGAFEVSPGSVFVTYAYICYRDNHGRIPAGLDARPTPQPGTGDGVIRLRLPGPRCDSASKPTKGLGTQVWEWLMAKPGDHRP; from the coding sequence GTGAAGAACCCGCTCGACTCGACATTCGATAAGAAGGACCCATACAAGATCCTGGGCGTGACGGCCGGTGCGTCTCCTGCCGACATCCGCCGGGCCTACCTGGGTCTGGCCCGGTGCAACCATCCCAACCTCTTTGCCACGGACGCGGAGAAGTACCGCACCTCGACCGAGTTGATGCAGGACATCAACGCCGCCTACGAGTTGCTCAGCGACCCGGGCCGGCGGGAACTCTGGAACCGCCAGCACGCGGTTGTGCCGAGCCCGGGGCGGGCGACGCGCCGGGAGCAGGAACTGAGGAAGTACTATGATGCCCAGTTGCTCCAACGCGTCATCCGGATGTACAACGGGTTCGTGAGTTCGCTGCTTACCGCCGAAGAGCGACTGAGGGCGACCCGGAGGATTGAGAAGTTCCAGGTCAGTCGGGCCGGCTCCGCGTACATAAGAGAGCTGGCCACCCGGCACTACCGCGAAGTTATGGAGTTTCTTAAGTCAGACAAGCGGATTTCCGTCTATGACGACGGGCTGGTCGAGATCATGCTGCTCTACAAAGGTGCGTTCGAGGTTTCGCCCGGGAGCGTTTTCGTAACCTATGCCTACATCTGCTACCGGGACAACCACGGCAGGATTCCGGCCGGACTCGACGCCAGGCCGACACCGCAACCGGGCACGGGTGACGGAGTGATCCGGCTGCGATTGCCGGGGCCGCGTTGTGACTCGGCGTCGAAGCCGACAAAGGGACTCGGGACCCAGGTCTGGGAATGGCTCATGGCCAAGCCCGGCGACCACCGTCCATGA